The genomic segment GTTAAAGAGCCGCAAAAAGTATTTTGGGGCGGATATCATGCATATTTTTCCGATTTAGATGGATACTATTGGGAAGTATCTTGGGGACCCAATTTTCAATTTGACGAAGATGGCCTATTGAAATTTTAGAGCGAATAGAATAGACCTATTCGATAACTGCGTTTTCGAATAGGTCGACGAGTTCTAAATCGCACAAATAGCACGATTTAGAACATCGCAGTTCAAGGTAACCTGTTCAGAAACGGAAGTTTCCGAACAGGTTTAATGGATAATTATGGCATCGAGTAAAACATATTTAGACTTCATTTTGGAGCAGTTATCGGAATTGCAAGGCATACGCTATCGCGCAATGATGGGAGAATTTATCATTTACTATCGAGATAAAATTGTGGGCGGTATCTACGATGACCGCTTACTGGTAAAAGCGGTTCCGGCGGCAATTGCGTATATGCCGAATGCTTCCTACGAATTGCCGTATCAAGGCGCAAAAGAAATGCTTTTAGTAGACGAAGTTGATGACAAAGCATTTATAACGGGCTTGTTTAATGCAATGTATGATGAATTACCGGCGCCGAAAATGAAGAAGAAAAGATAAAAAGTGTGCGGTATTTATACTATGGAGCTGCTCCACATTAAGTTTTAGACTGAAAGTGATGTTAAAAATAATCAACACCCTCTCCGCACGAATAAATCAAATTTTTAACAGACAAGATACTTGATTTTTAGAAGCTCATGTATTACGCTGTAGTAAGAGGTATTATAAATGACTACAATATCAGCAAAAATTACACAGAGCGATAAAATAAGTTTTGAACGAATCTGTGATTCTATGGGAATCAATATTTCTTCGGCTATCAATTCTTTTGTAAAGGCCACGATTCGGGAAAATGGCCTGCCCTTTGCACTGAAAGCATCCGAGGATCCGTATATTTATTCGGAAGAAAATATGAAATATTTGCGTAAAAGTATACATCAGATTGAAACCGGAAAATATCAAATTCATGAACTGAAGGAAACTGATTGATGGTAAAGGTTTGGTCTGATAAATTATATATTGTTCAGTGCGGTACACATTATCATCAATAAAAAAATCGTAAGGCATCGGTAATTATGGCATCGAGTAAAACATATTTAGATTTTATTTTGGAGCAGTTCTCGGAATGATAACACTACAAGATATTTCTTTTTCATATCCGGATTCTGCGGAGATATTATTCGACGGATTCTCCGCAGCGCTTGGAGGAGCATCCCATTGGACATGTATTACCGGTGCAAACGGCTGCGGAAAAACGACATTACTCAAATTAATCGCAGGGATGCTACCGCCGCTTTCAGGGATAATTAAATGCGAATCGGCAGTATACTGTGCGCAAAACAGTACGGAACTGCCCGATACTGCGTATACATTGTTCTGGGATGCGGATAACGAAGTGCGTCGCTTTTTCTCGCTGCTTAATATTACGGCAAAACAGCTTGAACGCTGGGAAACACTTTCGGGCGGAGAAAAGAAGCGGCTGCAAATTGCCTGTGCTTTAGCGGAGCGTCCTTCGGTTCTGCTGCTTGACGAACCGACCAATCACTTGGATGCCGTTTCAAAAGAGCTCATTATAAATGCCTTAAAACTGTTTACCGGCACAGGGCTCATTGTCAGTCATGACCGCGCCTTTGCCGATTCATTGTGTACCGCTACCTTCTACTTATATCGGGAATCGGCAGCATTCGCAGACGGAGCCGATTCAATCAGAGGTAAGCTCTATGCTGCGAATGTAAGTACAGCGCTTGAACTTTGGGACACAGAGCGAGCTTCCTGCCTTTCGGAATGGCATAAAGCGGATGCAGGGGTTTCAAAAGCAAAAGCACTTTCAGATATGTGGCAGCGCGAGGCAGAACATTCTAAGAACCGCCTGAGGAATGTGTACGGCGGCAAAGACCACGATGCAGCACAAAAAATTCGCCTTGCCATTGTTACCGGTAAAGACCGTACGCCGGGCATCGTAAAAAAATGTTTTGACAGCCGCCGTGAACAAGCTGAAAAACGCCGCGATGCTCAAGCAAAACCGCTGAACCGTAAGGAAGGGTTTTCTCCGGCGCAAGCAGACACGTCAGTGTTCACTCCGAAGGTACTCATACACCTGCCGCCGCAAATCATCACTGCAGGAGAAGATGGCAGTTATACCTTGCAGATTCCCGAATTGACGGTGCAAAAGCAGTCCCGCATTGCACTGACGGGAGCCAACGGAACAGGAAAGACATTGCTTGCACATACAATATTAAACCGGATACGGGAAGCTGATCTGCAAAAGAAAAGCGATGGAGAAAGTCTTTCATTTTATCTGCCGCAGGAAATTCCGAAAGCAGAAGAACAAGCAGTATTAGCACACTTCTTCTCGCTTGATAAAGAACTGCGAAGTGAAATTCTTTCTACGGTGTACCGCATGGGATCGAATCCCAAAGCGCTGCTTACCTTTACTGACAGCAAGCGGATCAGTCCCGGCGAACTCCGCAAGCTCATGATTGCACTTGCAATGTCAAACCCACTCAAAGTTCTTATTTTGGACGAACCGACCAATCACTTGGATATTCTTTCCGCCAGACTTCTCGAAACTGCCCTTGCAAAAATATCATGCGCACTCATTATCATCAGCCATGACAGTGTTTTCCTGCAAAATTGCAACTGCACGGAATTGTGGCAGATTATCAAAACCGGCAGTTGCGGAATGTTGGAACGGATAGATAATCCCTATCCTTGCAGCTGTAACGCAGGCTCTTGCTTGGTAAATCCGTGAATGGTTTTGAGTGCGGCAAGCGGGCCGATAACCGAAATAACCGATAAGGTTAAAAGGGCGCACAACAGTATCCACAAAACCGGCGGCGTAAGAAAGGGCATTTTAAGACCGGCGATAATTGCCTGAT from the Treponema medium genome contains:
- a CDS encoding TfoX/Sxy family protein encodes the protein MASSKTYLDFILEQLSELQGIRYRAMMGEFIIYYRDKIVGGIYDDRLLVKAVPAAIAYMPNASYELPYQGAKEMLLVDEVDDKAFITGLFNAMYDELPAPKMKKKR
- a CDS encoding ATP-binding cassette domain-containing protein encodes the protein MITLQDISFSYPDSAEILFDGFSAALGGASHWTCITGANGCGKTTLLKLIAGMLPPLSGIIKCESAVYCAQNSTELPDTAYTLFWDADNEVRRFFSLLNITAKQLERWETLSGGEKKRLQIACALAERPSVLLLDEPTNHLDAVSKELIINALKLFTGTGLIVSHDRAFADSLCTATFYLYRESAAFADGADSIRGKLYAANVSTALELWDTERASCLSEWHKADAGVSKAKALSDMWQREAEHSKNRLRNVYGGKDHDAAQKIRLAIVTGKDRTPGIVKKCFDSRREQAEKRRDAQAKPLNRKEGFSPAQADTSVFTPKVLIHLPPQIITAGEDGSYTLQIPELTVQKQSRIALTGANGTGKTLLAHTILNRIREADLQKKSDGESLSFYLPQEIPKAEEQAVLAHFFSLDKELRSEILSTVYRMGSNPKALLTFTDSKRISPGELRKLMIALAMSNPLKVLILDEPTNHLDILSARLLETALAKISCALIIISHDSVFLQNCNCTELWQIIKTGSCGMLERIDNPYPCSCNAGSCLVNP
- a CDS encoding type II toxin-antitoxin system RelB/DinJ family antitoxin, with the protein product MTTISAKITQSDKISFERICDSMGINISSAINSFVKATIRENGLPFALKASEDPYIYSEENMKYLRKSIHQIETGKYQIHELKETD